From Arachis stenosperma cultivar V10309 chromosome 2, arast.V10309.gnm1.PFL2, whole genome shotgun sequence, one genomic window encodes:
- the LOC130962353 gene encoding probable indole-3-pyruvate monooxygenase YUCCA3, whose protein sequence is MPPMVQSFNPEDLFTRRCVWVNGPVIVGAGPSGLAVAAGLKDQGVPFIILERANCIASLWQNRTYDRLKLHLPKQFCQLPNLPFPDDFPEYPTKFQFIKYLESYANHFNITPQFNETVQSAKYDETFGLWRVKTIRKSHSGSSEVEYICRWLIVATGENAERVVPEFEGLDEFGGHVMHACDYKSGESYKGQKVLVVGCGNSGMEVSLDLCNHNATPSMVVRSSVHVLPREVFGKSTFELAIMLMKRLPLWMVDKILLILAHLILGNVEKYGLKRPSVGPLELKNTAGKTPVLDIGALKKIRSGQIKVVPGIKRFWQGKVELVDGKILEIDSVVLATGYRSNVPSWLKENDMFSDDGVPKDPFPNGWKGKAGLYAVGFTRRGLSGASLDAISVSHDIAKSWKEETKQKKKTAAARHRRCMSHF, encoded by the exons ATGCCACCAATGGTCCAAAGTTTCAACCCTGAAGACCTCTTCACACGAAGATGTGTATGGGTAAACGGACCAGTAATAGTTGGGGCCGGTCCTTCAGGCCTGGCAGTCGCAGCAGGTCTGAAGGACCAAGGCGTCCCTTTCATCATTCTTGAGAGAGCTAATTGCATTGCCTCTCTTTGGCAAAACCGTACCTATGATCGCCTCAAGTTACACCTTCCCAAGCAATTCTGCCAGTTACCGAATTTACCCTTCCCCGATGACTTCCCTGAATATCCTACAAAATTTCAGTTCATTAAGTACCTTGAATCCTACGCTAACCACTTTAACATAACCCCACAATTCAATGAAACAGTTCAGTCTGCTAAGTATGATGAGACCTTCGGATTGTGGAGGGTTAAGACCATTAGGAAAAGCCACTCTGGTTCCAGTGAAGTTGAGTACATTTGCCGGTGGCTTATTGTTGCCACGGGTGAAAATGCAGAGAGAGTTGTACCTGAATTTGAAGGGTTGGATGAATTTGGTGGCCATGTCATGCATGCTTGTGATTACAAATCCGGGGAGAGTTATAAAGGACAGAAAGTGCTTGTTGTTGGGTGTGGAAATTCCGGCATGGAAGTTTCCCTTGATCTTTGTAACCACAATGCAACTCCATCCATGGTTGTTCGAAGCTCG GTTCATGTGTTGCCAAGAGAAGTTTTTGGAAAGTCAACTTTTGAACTTGCAATAATGTTGATGAAACGGCTACCACTATGGATGGTTGACAAGATACTGCTAATTCTGGCCCATTTGATCCTCGGAAACGTCGAAAAATACGGTCTAAAGCGGCCTTCTGTAGGACCTTTAGAGCTCAAGAACACTGCCGGGAAGACTCCTGTATTGGACATTGGAGCACTCAAGAAAATTAGATCAGGTCAGATCAAAGTTGTACCTGGAATCAAGAGATTCTGGCAAGGGAAAGTGGAACTCGTGGATGGCAAGATTCTAGAAATTGACTCCGTTGTTCTTGCTACTGGTTACCGCAGCAATGTACCATCATGGCTTAAG GAAAATGACATGTTTTCAGACGATGGTGTTCCAAAGGACCCatttccaaatgggtggaaagGCAAGGCTGGTCTTTATGCCGTTGGGTTCACAAGGAGAGGCCTTTCCGGTGCTTCTTTGGATGCCATTAGTGTGTCTCATGACATTGCCAAGAGCTGGAAGGAGGAAACTaaacagaagaagaaaacagCCGCTGCACGCCATAGGAGATGCATGTCACACTTCTAA